The proteins below come from a single Saccharophagus degradans 2-40 genomic window:
- a CDS encoding YkoF family thiamine/hydroxymethylpyrimidine-binding protein: protein MKLTAEITLYPLQDYYLDIIKATIDQINTYTGVEVSTVPTATIMVGEYEDVMRVINDIVAWSFEKYGKCVFVTKFIPGYNAFE, encoded by the coding sequence ATGAAACTAACCGCAGAAATTACCCTGTACCCACTGCAAGATTATTATTTAGATATTATTAAGGCCACCATCGATCAAATTAACACCTACACAGGCGTTGAGGTAAGTACTGTTCCAACCGCAACCATTATGGTGGGCGAATACGAAGACGTAATGCGCGTAATTAATGATATAGTGGCGTGGAGTTTTGAAAAATACGGCAAATGCGTATTCGTTACTAAATTTATTCCTGGTTACAACGCTTTCGAATGA